One Vespa crabro chromosome 1, iyVesCrab1.2, whole genome shotgun sequence genomic region harbors:
- the LOC124432746 gene encoding protein alan shepard isoform X8: MSVRMENVAAPRKLNYKMMGTNGPRPTYVGANNGNAGGGGGGANAGGVGVGPTSGGGGGGVGGGGGGTTASSGGGGGGHGGGAGAGAGGGLKGNATGGAAGGGGGGGGGGGGGGGGGGGPRGGNPVQYRASGAAAAAWGAAPSHAAAAAVAAAAAYPPYTRYPSAAAAAAAAAQVPVGAQPLPPSANPYATAPYAQHVSYGGQRVPTASSPANTTSSSSSATGSQSGAMSTSMSNNAMQGQQAEQLSKTNLYIRGLNQNTTDKDLVNMCSQYGTITSTKAILDKTTNKCKGYGFVDFESPVAAEGAVKALVAKGIQAQMAKEQDPTNLYIANLPLNFKENDVEGLLQQYGQVISTRILRDTSGQSKGVGFARMESKEKCEQIIQIFNGKALQGAKDPLLVKFADGGNKKKSMYKSTMWRDTGENMTMNYDASGVGQNGVATAHMLPTATLTQYGRHYGQAVPGYSVPGAPWVTPYLVQPAPPHMQQVDMMPSADPSNPQYSIIPQLTTQMSTMHLGTGSYIASPHPYSYTTYPPPSIIHPIPLGDSEQTSNAASPDDSYQQYQAQQPK, encoded by the exons ATGTCCGTCAGAATGGAAAACGTTGCCGCGCCGAGAAAACTCAACTACAAGATGATG GGGACGAACGGTCCACGACCAACATACGTCGGCGCTAACAACGGTAACGCCGGTGGAGGCGGTGGAGGCGCCAACGCCGGAGGCGTGGGCGTGGGTCCTACaagcggcggcggcggtggcggaGTCGGTGGCGGAGGCGGCGGTACTACGGCTAGTAGTGGCGGCGGTGGAGGTGGCCACGGGGGCGGCGCTGGCGCCGGCGCCGGCGGCGGATTGAAGGGCAACGCGACGGGAGGAGCGGCCGGGGGCGgcggtggaggtggtggtggcggcggtggtggcggtggcggtggcggtggacCACGAGGAGGGAATCCGGTGCAATACCGAGCGAGCGGCGCCGCCGCAGCAGCTTGGGGCGCGGCGCCGTCGCACGCCGCCGCGGCTGCGGTGGCAGCAGCGGCCGCCTATCCACCTTACACCCGCTATCCGAGTGCCGCCGCGGCGGCTGCCGCAGCGGCACAGGTACCGGTCGGTGCGCAACCGTTACCGCCCTCTGCCAACCCTTACGCCACCGCCCCCTACGCTCAGCACGTCTCG TATGGTGGACAACGGGTACCTACAGCCTCGTCACCAGCCAATACTACCAGTAGTTCTAGCAGTGCCACTGGCAGTCAAAGCGGGGCAATGAGCACGAGTATGAGCAATAATGCTATGCAAGGGCAGCAGGCGGAACAGTTatcaaaaacaaatttatatatacgtggcCTCAACCAAAATACAACAGATAAAGACCTTGTTAATATGTGTTCTCA gtATGGAACTATAACTTCCACGAAGGCAATATTGGATAAAACAACAAATAAATGTAAAG GTTATGGCTTTGTAGACTTTGAGTCACCGGTGGCGGCAGAGGGTGCTGTGAAAGCACTGGTCGCCAAGGGCATCCAAGCGCAGATGGCGAAA GAACAGGATCCTACAAATCTGTATATCGCAAACCTGCCATTGAActttaaagaaaatgatgtTGAAGGACTACTTCAACAATATGGACAAGTTATCTCGACTCGCATTTTACGTGACACGTCAGGACAAAGTAAAGGTGTTGGATTTGCAAG AATGGAATCCAAAGAAAAGTGTGAgcaaataattcaaatatttaatggAAAAGCATTACAAGGAGCTAAAGATCCCTTGTTAGTTAAATTTGCTGATGgcggaaataaaaaaaaatcaatgtatAAAAGTACAATGTGGAGAGACACTGGAGaa AATATGACTATGAATTATGATGCAAGTGGAGTTGGTCAGAATGGTGTTGCCACAGCTCATATGTTACCTACAGCAACTTTGACTCAATATGGTCGTCATTATGGTCAAGCTGTCCCTGGCTATAGCGTACCAGGAGCTCCTTGGGTCACACCATACCTGGTGCAGCCCGCGCCGCCTCATATGCAACAGGTCGAC atGATGCCATCTGCAGATCCTAGTAATCCTCAATACAGTATAATTCCTCAGCTTACAACACAAATGTCTACAATGCATCTTGGCACTGGTTCc
- the LOC124432746 gene encoding protein alan shepard isoform X3 — translation MSVRMENVAAPRKLNYKMMGTNGPRPTYVGANNGNAGGGGGGANAGGVGVGPTSGGGGGGVGGGGGGTTASSGGGGGGHGGGAGAGAGGGLKGNATGGAAGGGGGGGGGGGGGGGGGGGPRGGNPVQYRASGAAAAAWGAAPSHAAAAAVAAAAAYPPYTRYPSAAAAAAAAAQVPVGAQPLPPSANPYATAPYAQHVSYGGQRVPTASSPANTTSSSSSATGSQSGAMSTSMSNNAMQGQQAEQLSKTNLYIRGLNQNTTDKDLVNMCSQYGTITSTKAILDKTTNKCKGYGFVDFESPVAAEGAVKALVAKGIQAQMAKVGIWLLRRLASQQEQDPTNLYIANLPLNFKENDVEGLLQQYGQVISTRILRDTSGQSKGVGFARMESKEKCEQIIQIFNGKALQGAKDPLLVKFADGGNKKKSMYKSTMWRDTGENMTMNYDASGVGQNGVATAHMLPTATLTQYGRHYGQAVPGYSVPGAPWVTPYLVQPAPPHMQQVDMMPSADPSNPQYSIIPQLTTQMSTMHLGTGSYIASPHPYSYTTYPPPSIIHPIPLGDSEQTSNAASPDDSYQQYQAQQPK, via the exons ATGTCCGTCAGAATGGAAAACGTTGCCGCGCCGAGAAAACTCAACTACAAGATGATG GGGACGAACGGTCCACGACCAACATACGTCGGCGCTAACAACGGTAACGCCGGTGGAGGCGGTGGAGGCGCCAACGCCGGAGGCGTGGGCGTGGGTCCTACaagcggcggcggcggtggcggaGTCGGTGGCGGAGGCGGCGGTACTACGGCTAGTAGTGGCGGCGGTGGAGGTGGCCACGGGGGCGGCGCTGGCGCCGGCGCCGGCGGCGGATTGAAGGGCAACGCGACGGGAGGAGCGGCCGGGGGCGgcggtggaggtggtggtggcggcggtggtggcggtggcggtggcggtggacCACGAGGAGGGAATCCGGTGCAATACCGAGCGAGCGGCGCCGCCGCAGCAGCTTGGGGCGCGGCGCCGTCGCACGCCGCCGCGGCTGCGGTGGCAGCAGCGGCCGCCTATCCACCTTACACCCGCTATCCGAGTGCCGCCGCGGCGGCTGCCGCAGCGGCACAGGTACCGGTCGGTGCGCAACCGTTACCGCCCTCTGCCAACCCTTACGCCACCGCCCCCTACGCTCAGCACGTCTCG TATGGTGGACAACGGGTACCTACAGCCTCGTCACCAGCCAATACTACCAGTAGTTCTAGCAGTGCCACTGGCAGTCAAAGCGGGGCAATGAGCACGAGTATGAGCAATAATGCTATGCAAGGGCAGCAGGCGGAACAGTTatcaaaaacaaatttatatatacgtggcCTCAACCAAAATACAACAGATAAAGACCTTGTTAATATGTGTTCTCA gtATGGAACTATAACTTCCACGAAGGCAATATTGGATAAAACAACAAATAAATGTAAAG GTTATGGCTTTGTAGACTTTGAGTCACCGGTGGCGGCAGAGGGTGCTGTGAAAGCACTGGTCGCCAAGGGCATCCAAGCGCAGATGGCGAAAGTGGGTATCTGGTTGCTCCGTAGACTGGCAAGT CAACAGGAACAGGATCCTACAAATCTGTATATCGCAAACCTGCCATTGAActttaaagaaaatgatgtTGAAGGACTACTTCAACAATATGGACAAGTTATCTCGACTCGCATTTTACGTGACACGTCAGGACAAAGTAAAGGTGTTGGATTTGCAAG AATGGAATCCAAAGAAAAGTGTGAgcaaataattcaaatatttaatggAAAAGCATTACAAGGAGCTAAAGATCCCTTGTTAGTTAAATTTGCTGATGgcggaaataaaaaaaaatcaatgtatAAAAGTACAATGTGGAGAGACACTGGAGaa AATATGACTATGAATTATGATGCAAGTGGAGTTGGTCAGAATGGTGTTGCCACAGCTCATATGTTACCTACAGCAACTTTGACTCAATATGGTCGTCATTATGGTCAAGCTGTCCCTGGCTATAGCGTACCAGGAGCTCCTTGGGTCACACCATACCTGGTGCAGCCCGCGCCGCCTCATATGCAACAGGTCGAC atGATGCCATCTGCAGATCCTAGTAATCCTCAATACAGTATAATTCCTCAGCTTACAACACAAATGTCTACAATGCATCTTGGCACTGGTTCc